Proteins from one Acidobacteriota bacterium genomic window:
- a CDS encoding serine/threonine-protein kinase: MDPSSDADTRLGSVASHPLRAHEFTPGTILADRYRIVSLLGRGGMGEVYRADDLRLGQSVALKFLPELLAEDPLARDLLVAEARHARDVAHPNVCRVYDIGELGGPSALDEFKSPGAGRGAAGPRRGRTFLTMEYIDGEDLATLLRRIGKLPPAKALEIARQLCAGLAAAHDRGLLHRDLKPSNVMIDGRGHARITDFGLSVKRTDDRTPADFAGTPAYMSPERLHGAPATAQSDLYALGLILYETFTGQPAFKASTPDDWRQVHASSIPRRPSLLSRDVEPAVERVILQCLEKEPERRPRSAAQAGMMLPGGDPLAAAIAAGETPSPEMVAAAGAEGTLSRRTAWGLLAACVASLSLAALLWQWTGLANLVPFEGGGDVLRARARAVLWNLGYEDPVRDDAWWIVPDDQQLRRLASRVSTAQRFADTGSVMPTPLSFRYRQSPADLKPLAVNGMVSGTDPVPEVPQDALVYLDSLGRLTLLRVVPPTREPGPGDVRTPDWKPLLAAAGLNASELVAVAPLWVPPVAFDARQAWTGMVNGEPVRFEAAAYRSRVVFGTWRDDRAEMPAPSESEGVTRRLVATAVAALWMVSLAAVALLARRNVRMGRGDRRGALRVAACMLVLSVSVDMLFEHWVPDLSWVWSMLRTDWGLALFRAATVWLFYMGLEPFVRRTWPQLLIGWTRLVDARWRDPLVGQGILAGAVYGALIAAVGTLPETCGRLLNLTGTQPHYSLGSLGSTVRYVANLGSAPVNGVTFGLGLVAIMVTMRFVLRSDRAVFAAAALVATTFSIAAVEPRWLDLVQAAIIGVSMVVFVRGYGLLALITGIAVNYVIRMTPWTLDASKWFAVRPGLTVLVVMALAVWGFVNVLGRQSAFPRGVLDE, translated from the coding sequence GTGGACCCCTCGTCGGACGCGGACACCAGGCTCGGCTCGGTCGCATCGCACCCGTTGCGCGCACACGAGTTCACGCCCGGCACGATCCTCGCTGACCGCTATCGCATCGTCTCGCTGCTGGGGCGCGGCGGAATGGGCGAGGTCTACCGCGCCGACGACCTGCGTCTGGGCCAGAGCGTGGCGTTGAAGTTTTTGCCGGAGCTGCTGGCCGAGGACCCACTGGCGCGCGACCTGCTCGTGGCCGAGGCGCGCCACGCGCGCGATGTCGCGCATCCAAACGTCTGCCGCGTGTACGACATCGGCGAACTGGGCGGTCCTTCGGCGCTCGACGAGTTCAAGTCGCCCGGAGCCGGTCGAGGGGCGGCAGGCCCACGGAGGGGTCGCACGTTCCTGACGATGGAGTACATCGACGGGGAGGACCTGGCGACGCTGCTCCGACGGATTGGGAAGCTGCCGCCGGCGAAGGCGCTCGAGATCGCGCGCCAGTTGTGCGCCGGGTTGGCGGCCGCGCACGATCGCGGCCTGCTGCATCGCGACCTGAAGCCGTCCAACGTGATGATCGACGGCAGGGGACACGCTCGCATCACGGATTTCGGTCTCTCCGTGAAGCGGACCGATGACCGCACGCCCGCGGATTTCGCGGGGACGCCGGCCTACATGTCGCCGGAGCGGCTGCACGGCGCGCCGGCGACCGCGCAATCCGACCTGTATGCGCTGGGGCTGATTCTGTACGAGACGTTCACCGGGCAGCCGGCATTCAAGGCCAGCACGCCTGATGACTGGCGCCAGGTGCACGCGAGTTCAATACCGCGGCGTCCGTCGTTGCTCTCACGCGATGTTGAACCCGCCGTCGAGCGCGTCATCCTGCAATGTCTCGAGAAGGAACCTGAGAGGCGGCCGAGGTCAGCGGCGCAGGCGGGAATGATGCTGCCTGGCGGTGACCCGTTGGCCGCGGCCATCGCGGCCGGTGAAACGCCATCTCCGGAAATGGTGGCGGCGGCTGGCGCCGAAGGCACGCTGTCGCGGCGAACGGCGTGGGGCCTGCTGGCGGCGTGTGTCGCGAGCCTGTCGCTTGCGGCCCTGCTGTGGCAATGGACGGGGCTGGCCAACCTCGTGCCGTTTGAAGGTGGAGGCGACGTATTGCGGGCACGGGCACGAGCCGTCCTCTGGAACCTCGGGTACGAGGATCCGGTCCGTGACGATGCATGGTGGATCGTTCCGGACGACCAGCAGCTTCGGCGTCTCGCGTCCCGCGTGTCCACGGCGCAGCGGTTCGCGGACACGGGCTCCGTGATGCCCACGCCATTGTCATTCCGCTACCGCCAGAGTCCCGCTGACCTGAAGCCGCTCGCCGTCAACGGCATGGTGAGCGGAACCGATCCTGTGCCCGAGGTTCCGCAGGACGCTCTGGTGTACCTGGACAGCCTTGGCCGGCTGACGCTTCTTCGAGTCGTGCCGCCGACGCGCGAACCCGGACCTGGCGACGTGCGGACCCCCGATTGGAAGCCATTGCTGGCGGCCGCTGGTCTGAACGCCTCCGAACTCGTCGCGGTTGCGCCGCTCTGGGTACCGCCAGTCGCCTTCGACGCGCGGCAGGCATGGACGGGAATGGTCAACGGCGAGCCTGTTCGGTTCGAGGCCGCGGCGTACCGGAGCCGCGTCGTGTTTGGCACGTGGCGCGACGATCGCGCCGAGATGCCCGCGCCCTCCGAGAGCGAGGGAGTGACCAGGAGGCTGGTGGCGACCGCGGTGGCAGCGCTGTGGATGGTCAGTCTCGCGGCCGTCGCGCTGCTGGCGCGGCGCAACGTGCGCATGGGGCGCGGCGACCGGCGCGGCGCTCTGCGCGTGGCGGCGTGCATGCTGGTGCTCTCCGTCTCTGTCGACATGCTCTTCGAGCACTGGGTGCCCGATCTCTCGTGGGTGTGGTCCATGCTCCGTACGGATTGGGGATTGGCTCTCTTCCGCGCGGCGACGGTATGGCTCTTCTACATGGGCCTGGAGCCGTTCGTGCGCCGGACGTGGCCGCAGTTGCTGATCGGCTGGACTCGCCTGGTCGATGCGCGCTGGCGCGACCCGCTGGTGGGACAGGGGATTCTGGCCGGCGCTGTGTACGGCGCGCTGATCGCTGCGGTCGGCACCTTGCCCGAGACCTGCGGTCGGCTGCTCAACCTTACGGGCACCCAGCCGCACTACTCGCTGGGGTCACTCGGGTCAACCGTGCGTTACGTTGCGAATCTGGGAAGTGCCCCCGTGAACGGCGTCACCTTTGGCCTGGGTCTGGTGGCCATCATGGTCACGATGCGCTTCGTGCTGCGATCGGATCGCGCGGTATTTGCCGCGGCGGCTCTCGTCGCGACGACGTTCTCGATTGCGGCCGTGGAGCCCCGATGGCTCGACCTCGTCCAGGCCGCCATCATCGGTGTGAGCATGGTCGTCTTCGTGCGCGGGTACGGCCTGCTCGCGCTGATAACCGGGATCGCCGTCAATTACGTGATCCGCATGACGCCCTGGACGTTGGACGCCTCGAAGTGGTTTGCCGTGCGCCCGGGTTTGACGGTCCTTGTGGTCATGGCGCTTGCCGTCTGGGGATTCGTCAACGTGCTCGGCCGGCAATCGGCGTTTCCGCGTGGTGTGCTCGACGAGTAA
- a CDS encoding ABC transporter permease, with the protein MARYLARRLVFSLLLVLVVASAALVLTRLAPGDITAEQVGTGVSGRTLAADRLRLGLDRPLAQQYLEWVGRAVRLDFGTSIMYGRPVAGLVAERARNTALLAVVALLVATLIGLPLGVIAGSRRGVVSTLVRSGSVLALSLPSLVSSLLLVFVAARTGWLPTGGMTALDPGAGGWFASVVDLARHLVLPAAALALPLSATIERLQARAVADTLREPFVVAALARGVPASRVLWRSALKPALRPVTAIYGLIFGSLLSGSFVVEIVTSWPGLGRLMFDALRSRDLYLVAGCAAAGGAFLAVGGLLSDLALAIVDPRLRGSAGTDS; encoded by the coding sequence ATGGCGCGTTACCTCGCAAGGCGTCTTGTGTTCTCGCTGCTCCTGGTCCTCGTGGTGGCCTCCGCGGCGCTGGTCCTGACCAGGCTGGCTCCCGGCGATATCACGGCGGAACAGGTGGGCACCGGGGTCTCCGGCAGAACGCTGGCCGCCGACCGCTTGCGGCTTGGGCTCGACCGGCCGCTGGCCCAGCAGTACCTCGAATGGGTGGGCCGGGCCGTGCGGCTGGATTTCGGGACGTCGATCATGTACGGGCGCCCGGTGGCAGGGCTGGTGGCCGAGCGGGCCCGCAACACGGCGCTGCTAGCGGTGGTCGCGCTGCTGGTCGCCACCCTGATCGGGCTGCCGCTCGGTGTCATCGCGGGCAGCCGGCGCGGTGTGGTGTCGACGCTGGTCAGATCGGGCTCGGTGCTGGCGCTCTCGCTGCCGTCGCTCGTGAGTTCGCTGCTGCTGGTCTTCGTGGCCGCACGCACGGGCTGGCTGCCAACCGGCGGCATGACCGCGCTGGACCCCGGCGCGGGCGGATGGTTCGCAAGCGTCGTGGATCTGGCGCGCCACCTGGTGCTGCCCGCCGCGGCGCTGGCCCTGCCTCTTTCGGCGACGATCGAACGCCTGCAGGCCCGGGCCGTCGCCGACACGCTCCGGGAACCGTTCGTGGTGGCGGCGCTCGCTCGCGGCGTACCCGCGTCGCGCGTGCTGTGGCGCAGCGCCCTCAAGCCGGCCCTGCGTCCAGTGACGGCCATCTATGGTTTGATCTTCGGCAGCCTGCTCAGCGGATCGTTCGTGGTCGAAATTGTGACGTCGTGGCCGGGTCTGGGCCGCCTGATGTTCGATGCGCTTCGGTCGCGCGACTTGTACCTGGTGGCCGGATGCGCGGCGGCGGGCGGGGCGTTTCTCGCGGTGGGCGGCCTGCTGTCTGATCTCGCCCTGGCCATTGTCGACCCGCGTCTGCGTGGGTCTGCCGGGACCGACTCATGA
- a CDS encoding S41 family peptidase codes for MMRRVTILGVLACFILVGVAAAAPVRLARHPDYHAGKIAFSYLGDIWVAGEDGSNVVRLTDNTGRDVYPRFSPDGKWIAFSSNRYGNYDVFVVSVTGGAPKRLTYHTGNDEVVGWSRDSQRVVFRSARGDGAFPSVATLHEVPAVGGPERALPVDWGYWGAYSPDGKQLVFNRHPSVWSRKHYRGSYAADIWIGDLAQKTYKKLPGDERYNRYWPMWGPKDEIYYVADPLPNDKAVKPGSPDVRKSVNNIYKIGIAGGAPVQVTKHTSGSLFWPSMSSDGKVIVYEENFGIWKLDVASGRTTEIKIDIVADEKENQVDVETVENELDGFDLSPSGRRAVISTRGQILTIATDRGDITRVAPDAMASRSQSPKWSFDGKYVAFISDRSGRDEIWLCDPEGKNLKQITTLDNEKGALVWTPDSKLLLYTAADKKLYSYSVADGKTAVITSSDVGRIGSVAISPDNKWVAISKQDRTMRTHVYIAPIAGGEERHVSDDTLLFSENNAVWTADGKYIVFTSSAGVSTGVASTGGRFPNTMQMWAVSLRDQEKNPLNRDIDNEAQGLAAEAAARPAGGGRGAGAAAQTAPVEVKIDWDGFARRARRLNATGDTFGGLTPTPDGHSVAFTSSAAPAAGAAGGGEGASGPAIYILNVESDQATRVPQPAAEPTTGGRGGRGGGGGFGGGGGIAFTRDGRTIYFRSGRGLYAAPVPAGGGGGATAPAAAAAGGGRGGRGAAGATAEPAAGGGATARRVSFSVTLEVGHKALRTQVFNEGWRIMKNRFYDAKMHGADWNAAKLMYEPLLEYLVDEEELHAVMMMMIGELNASHTGVSGGPAAAERSPAQTRYPGFDLVADASGYYRVGHIYKTGPADHDYMKVKKGDFVIMVDDHELKTSESYWKYFTLSVGRKFHFLLNSKPAKDGAWELTIDPINSGAFGNLQYAKWVDDRREMVSKLSNGEIGYLHIRAMDAPSLRQFELDLAANRTKKALVIDQRFNGGGGIDQELLGILAGRKYQYAVGRDSDLQVWRPQNFYGPMVVMENERSASDAEMFPQGFKDLGLGKVIGVPSMGAVIGTGSYTLLDGSVIRTPGSGVWTARGENMENFGVQPDVYIDNTPTDFAAGRDMQIEKAVEVLKAELAAGKK; via the coding sequence ATGATGCGAAGAGTCACGATCCTCGGCGTGTTGGCCTGTTTCATTCTCGTAGGCGTGGCCGCGGCGGCGCCGGTCCGGTTGGCCCGCCATCCCGACTACCACGCGGGCAAGATTGCGTTCAGTTACCTCGGCGACATCTGGGTCGCGGGCGAGGACGGCTCCAACGTCGTGCGCCTGACCGACAACACGGGGCGCGACGTGTATCCGCGATTCTCGCCGGACGGCAAGTGGATTGCCTTCTCGTCGAACCGCTACGGCAACTACGACGTGTTTGTCGTTTCGGTCACGGGCGGCGCGCCGAAGCGGCTGACCTATCACACGGGCAATGACGAGGTGGTGGGCTGGTCGCGCGATTCGCAGCGTGTCGTGTTCCGATCGGCCCGCGGCGACGGCGCGTTTCCGAGCGTGGCGACCCTCCACGAGGTGCCGGCTGTTGGCGGTCCCGAACGGGCGCTGCCGGTCGACTGGGGCTACTGGGGCGCTTACTCGCCAGACGGGAAGCAGCTCGTCTTCAACCGCCATCCGAGCGTCTGGTCGCGCAAGCACTATCGCGGCAGTTACGCGGCCGACATCTGGATTGGTGACCTCGCGCAGAAGACCTACAAGAAACTGCCCGGTGACGAACGCTACAACCGCTACTGGCCGATGTGGGGACCGAAAGACGAAATTTACTACGTGGCCGATCCGTTGCCAAACGACAAGGCGGTCAAGCCCGGCAGCCCGGACGTACGGAAGAGCGTGAACAACATCTACAAGATCGGCATCGCCGGCGGCGCGCCCGTCCAGGTGACCAAGCACACATCCGGAAGCCTGTTCTGGCCGTCCATGTCGAGTGACGGGAAGGTGATTGTCTACGAGGAGAACTTTGGCATCTGGAAGCTCGATGTCGCCTCGGGCCGCACGACCGAGATCAAGATCGACATTGTGGCCGACGAGAAAGAGAACCAGGTGGATGTCGAGACGGTCGAGAACGAACTGGACGGCTTCGATCTGTCGCCGTCGGGCCGGCGTGCCGTGATCTCGACGCGCGGCCAGATCCTCACGATCGCGACCGACCGGGGCGACATCACGCGCGTGGCGCCCGACGCGATGGCGTCGCGCAGCCAGTCGCCGAAGTGGTCATTCGACGGGAAGTACGTGGCGTTTATTTCCGACCGCTCGGGCCGCGACGAGATCTGGCTCTGCGATCCGGAAGGGAAGAACCTCAAGCAGATCACGACGCTCGACAACGAAAAGGGCGCGCTGGTGTGGACGCCCGATTCGAAACTGCTGCTCTACACCGCGGCCGACAAGAAGCTCTACAGCTATTCAGTGGCCGACGGCAAGACGGCGGTCATCACATCGAGCGATGTCGGCCGGATCGGGTCGGTGGCGATCTCGCCCGACAACAAGTGGGTGGCCATCTCGAAGCAGGATCGGACGATGAGGACGCACGTGTACATCGCGCCCATCGCGGGCGGCGAAGAGCGGCACGTGTCGGACGACACCCTGCTCTTCTCGGAGAACAACGCCGTCTGGACGGCCGACGGCAAGTACATCGTGTTTACCTCGTCGGCCGGCGTCAGCACCGGCGTCGCGTCCACGGGCGGGCGCTTTCCGAACACGATGCAGATGTGGGCGGTCTCGCTGCGCGACCAGGAGAAGAACCCGCTCAATCGCGACATCGACAACGAGGCGCAGGGCCTGGCGGCGGAAGCCGCGGCGAGACCGGCTGGCGGAGGGCGCGGAGCCGGTGCGGCGGCGCAGACGGCGCCGGTCGAGGTGAAGATCGACTGGGACGGCTTCGCGCGTCGCGCACGACGGCTCAACGCGACGGGTGACACGTTCGGGGGTCTGACGCCGACGCCTGATGGCCATTCAGTGGCCTTCACGTCATCGGCCGCGCCGGCGGCCGGTGCCGCGGGCGGCGGCGAAGGCGCATCAGGGCCCGCTATCTACATCCTCAACGTCGAATCGGATCAGGCGACGCGCGTGCCGCAGCCGGCGGCTGAGCCGACGACGGGCGGACGCGGAGGACGGGGCGGTGGCGGCGGCTTCGGCGGCGGTGGCGGCATCGCGTTCACGCGTGATGGCCGCACGATCTACTTCCGCTCCGGGCGCGGTCTCTATGCGGCGCCGGTTCCGGCCGGTGGTGGGGGAGGGGCGACGGCCCCGGCGGCAGCCGCGGCGGGTGGTGGCCGTGGAGGGCGCGGGGCGGCTGGCGCGACCGCGGAGCCGGCGGCAGGCGGCGGCGCCACGGCGCGCCGGGTGAGCTTCAGCGTCACCCTTGAGGTCGGTCACAAGGCGCTGCGCACGCAGGTCTTCAACGAGGGCTGGCGCATCATGAAAAACCGCTTCTACGACGCCAAGATGCACGGCGCCGACTGGAACGCGGCCAAACTGATGTACGAGCCGCTGCTCGAGTACCTCGTCGACGAGGAGGAATTGCACGCGGTGATGATGATGATGATCGGCGAACTGAACGCGTCGCACACCGGCGTGAGCGGCGGCCCGGCCGCCGCGGAACGTTCGCCCGCGCAGACCCGGTATCCGGGGTTCGACCTTGTCGCGGACGCCTCGGGCTACTACCGCGTGGGCCACATCTACAAGACGGGTCCGGCCGATCACGACTACATGAAGGTCAAGAAGGGCGACTTCGTCATCATGGTCGACGACCACGAGCTGAAGACGTCCGAGAGCTACTGGAAGTACTTCACGCTCTCGGTGGGGCGCAAGTTCCACTTCCTGCTCAACAGCAAGCCCGCAAAGGACGGTGCGTGGGAGTTGACAATCGATCCAATCAACAGCGGCGCGTTCGGCAATCTGCAATACGCGAAGTGGGTGGACGACCGCCGCGAGATGGTCAGCAAGCTCAGCAACGGCGAGATTGGGTACCTGCACATCCGGGCGATGGATGCGCCGTCGCTCAGGCAGTTCGAACTCGATCTGGCGGCGAACCGCACCAAGAAGGCGCTGGTCATCGATCAGCGCTTCAACGGCGGCGGCGGCATCGACCAGGAACTGCTCGGCATCCTGGCGGGCCGCAAGTACCAGTACGCCGTCGGCCGCGATTCGGACCTGCAGGTCTGGCGCCCGCAGAACTTTTACGGGCCGATGGTCGTGATGGAGAACGAGCGCTCCGCCTCGGACGCCGAGATGTTCCCGCAGGGCTTCAAGGACCTGGGACTCGGCAAGGTCATCGGCGTGCCATCGATGGGCGCGGTGATCGGGACCGGGTCGTACACACTGCTCGACGGATCGGTGATTCGGACACCTGGCAGCGGTGTGTGGACGGCGCGCGGTGAGAACATGGAGAACTTCGGCGTGCAGCCCGACGTGTACATCGACAACACGCCGACTGATTTTGCTGCCGGCCGCGACATGCAGATCGAAAAAGCCGTGGAGGTCTTGAAGGCGGAACTGGCGGCGGGGAAGAAGTAG
- a CDS encoding ATP-binding protein — protein sequence MSSDQALASVRPSAMNVLLHDHMVQLAAWMIAIETAIYAVPLLDPAALTAFGVSRFEIPFVAAAVAAAFYNLNRIDDRDERRFWQTLGVGSLFWLVTIMLVTAFPRTGGNPARDAMVAAGYLCFYVPFLLAAEYTPHLPQVTGHGSTARWLTWSGLGLVSLCWFAYFVVVPIAIDPTWSGALPATGPLFIMLDVLIIARFVSVAVDCRSRRWTLLYASIATAIGAVLVTNVLDTLVAMRVIHLPGGSGTDVIWGVPPLCLLVAFRLRHLEWRSAEPAATQGESTRDREPTKVAFLLIAFGACFPLVHFALHEMDMLTPTVEAAQNVVALAAMTLIGGMSIVAYRILEPQRVAAARARAALDQRLREAKKMEALGRLSSVVTHEFLNLLNAIGGYIDLTLDDLGTDDVHAENLRRAHDVVRRTTGFTKRLLILSRGQPFRPTAVVLNQTVQDLMPEIRALVKPPAVLDATLGRDPGLVAISADYLREVLVPLATNASEAMEHGGRLTIETGWVDLDPQEAITRAVRPGRYGKVVVRDTGVGIPRDVLAHLFEPFFTTKPQPRARGLGLATAYVVVNQHGGSVAVTSDLGVGTTVEFLIPAAPSAAPSSKP from the coding sequence ATGTCATCCGATCAGGCCCTGGCCTCTGTCCGTCCGTCCGCGATGAACGTGCTGCTGCACGACCACATGGTGCAGCTGGCCGCGTGGATGATCGCTATCGAGACCGCCATCTACGCGGTGCCGCTGCTCGATCCCGCCGCGCTGACCGCCTTCGGCGTCTCCCGCTTTGAGATCCCGTTTGTGGCCGCCGCCGTCGCCGCCGCCTTCTACAACCTCAATCGCATCGACGACCGCGACGAGCGGCGGTTCTGGCAGACGCTCGGCGTGGGGAGCCTGTTCTGGCTGGTGACCATCATGCTGGTCACCGCGTTCCCCCGCACGGGCGGCAACCCGGCCCGCGACGCCATGGTGGCTGCCGGCTACCTGTGCTTCTATGTTCCCTTTCTGCTGGCCGCCGAGTACACGCCGCACCTGCCGCAAGTCACCGGCCACGGGTCGACGGCTCGCTGGCTCACCTGGTCGGGCCTGGGGCTGGTGAGCCTCTGCTGGTTCGCGTACTTCGTCGTGGTGCCCATCGCGATCGATCCGACGTGGTCTGGCGCGCTGCCGGCGACTGGTCCGCTGTTCATCATGCTCGACGTCCTGATCATCGCCCGATTCGTGAGCGTGGCTGTCGACTGCCGATCGCGCCGCTGGACCTTGCTCTACGCGTCGATCGCGACGGCCATCGGCGCTGTGCTGGTGACCAACGTGCTCGACACGCTCGTCGCGATGCGCGTGATCCACCTGCCGGGCGGCTCCGGAACCGACGTGATCTGGGGCGTGCCGCCCCTGTGCCTGCTGGTGGCCTTCCGGCTGCGACATCTCGAATGGCGTTCGGCCGAGCCCGCGGCCACACAAGGCGAATCCACGCGCGATCGCGAGCCGACAAAGGTGGCCTTCCTGCTGATCGCGTTCGGCGCCTGCTTCCCGCTCGTGCACTTCGCCTTGCACGAGATGGACATGCTGACCCCAACGGTTGAGGCGGCCCAGAACGTGGTCGCGCTGGCGGCAATGACCCTGATCGGCGGGATGAGTATCGTCGCGTACCGGATCCTCGAACCACAGCGCGTGGCGGCCGCCCGGGCACGGGCGGCGCTCGACCAACGTCTGCGCGAGGCCAAGAAGATGGAAGCCCTCGGCCGATTGTCGAGCGTGGTGACACACGAGTTCCTCAACCTCCTCAACGCGATTGGCGGCTACATCGACCTCACGCTCGACGATCTCGGCACCGATGACGTACATGCCGAGAACCTCCGGCGCGCACACGACGTGGTGCGGCGCACCACCGGCTTCACGAAACGACTGCTCATTCTGAGCCGGGGCCAGCCGTTCCGTCCGACAGCGGTTGTCCTCAACCAGACGGTGCAGGACCTGATGCCGGAAATTCGGGCGCTTGTCAAGCCTCCGGCGGTGCTCGACGCGACGCTCGGCCGCGACCCGGGGCTGGTGGCCATCTCGGCCGACTACCTGCGTGAAGTGCTGGTGCCGCTCGCGACCAACGCGAGCGAGGCGATGGAACACGGCGGCAGGCTGACGATTGAAACCGGGTGGGTCGATCTCGACCCGCAGGAGGCCATTACGCGGGCCGTTCGGCCTGGGCGCTACGGCAAGGTGGTGGTTCGCGACACAGGCGTGGGCATACCAAGAGACGTGCTGGCCCACCTGTTCGAGCCGTTCTTCACCACGAAACCCCAGCCGCGTGCCCGTGGGCTCGGTTTGGCGACCGCGTACGTCGTCGTCAACCAGCACGGCGGGAGCGTGGCGGTGACCAGCGACTTGGGCGTGGGCACGACCGTGGAGTTCCTGATCCCGGCCGCGCCATCGGCGGCTCCCTCAAGCAAGCCTTGA
- a CDS encoding ABC transporter permease: MKRVGWVVLIGMALVALIAPLLTPHTPGERFADRLYAPPMRPHIIDADGRWRAPFVYPVQLVDRLERRYEEDRAHPIQLRWFSGGVIVGVSTEDGAPWLPLGGDGSGRDVFARLVYGARLSLGVALIATLGALLIGTLVGGAAGVAGGLVDDGLMRLSDFVLVLPAMYVVLALRAAMPLVLATPAVFALVAGIMAIVGWPLVARGVRAIVAVERERDYAQAARSLGMGRWRLLVRHLLPAARGYLATQATLLLPGFILAEATLSYMGFGFPDPEASWGSMLQEAATVAAIADAPWTLAPALAIFAVVLAVNLIVQAPEFTSVTGLGAGTGFNRRHRPIE, encoded by the coding sequence ATGAAGCGCGTCGGCTGGGTCGTGCTCATCGGCATGGCGCTGGTCGCGCTTATCGCGCCGCTCCTGACACCCCACACGCCTGGCGAGCGTTTCGCGGATCGCCTTTACGCGCCGCCGATGCGGCCGCACATCATCGATGCCGATGGGCGCTGGCGCGCGCCCTTCGTCTATCCCGTGCAACTGGTTGATCGGCTCGAGCGGCGCTACGAGGAAGACCGCGCGCATCCCATCCAGCTGCGATGGTTCTCCGGAGGCGTGATCGTGGGCGTCTCCACCGAAGACGGGGCGCCGTGGCTGCCGCTTGGTGGCGACGGATCCGGGCGCGATGTGTTCGCGCGCCTCGTTTACGGCGCGCGGTTGTCGCTCGGCGTCGCGCTCATCGCCACGCTCGGCGCCTTGCTCATCGGCACGCTGGTTGGCGGCGCGGCGGGAGTCGCGGGCGGACTGGTCGACGACGGGCTGATGCGGCTATCGGATTTTGTGCTGGTGCTGCCCGCGATGTATGTGGTGCTGGCGTTGCGGGCGGCGATGCCGCTGGTGCTGGCCACGCCGGCCGTCTTCGCACTCGTGGCCGGCATCATGGCGATTGTGGGTTGGCCGCTCGTCGCTCGCGGCGTTCGCGCCATTGTCGCCGTGGAGCGCGAACGCGACTACGCGCAGGCCGCGCGCTCACTGGGCATGGGACGATGGCGCCTGCTCGTCCGGCACCTGCTGCCCGCCGCGCGCGGATACCTCGCGACACAGGCCACATTGCTGCTGCCCGGCTTCATCCTCGCCGAAGCCACGCTCTCGTATATGGGTTTCGGGTTTCCGGATCCGGAGGCGAGCTGGGGATCGATGCTCCAAGAAGCAGCCACTGTCGCGGCCATTGCGGACGCGCCGTGGACGCTCGCCCCGGCGCTCGCGATCTTCGCCGTGGTGCTGGCCGTCAATCTCATCGTCCAGGCGCCGGAGTTCACCTCGGTGACCGGGCTGGGTGCCGGTACTGGATTCAATCGGCGCCACCGACCGATCGAGTAG
- a CDS encoding VCBS repeat-containing protein: MRQSHVIGFAVLATAATVCVVACYSPVSYPDGVLIEKVKYEKSVLFRGPNMNLVSDLRQGDFDKDGADEILAVASDGIHLLGPDGKEKRFAPFRSPEGPWAVRAVTGAADGKLRFLGNLPKAGQTVLFDESGGVVWTSPGGSFQEPIAADLDGDGRVEIVSPGGAGLDVRSLAGVSLRPITAAGRPLYFDCADMDGDGRADVVAENHTDGKNQMAVFSADGRPLATWTSPHVFNRFSVARSAGGARPSFMVLSDGVEELVFLDINGNVVRSLKAPWGNRLSRPRGMPMPVAGSDAGFVCLGTSKGSRHHHITYVYGGGGDLVYADSADDDAEAVVALQGTPTGWGGQSFLVGSRNVIWKYTEKR, translated from the coding sequence ATGCGCCAATCGCATGTCATCGGGTTCGCCGTTCTGGCAACAGCGGCGACGGTCTGTGTTGTCGCCTGCTACTCGCCGGTGTCGTATCCGGACGGGGTCCTCATCGAGAAGGTGAAGTACGAGAAGAGCGTGCTCTTCCGTGGGCCGAACATGAACCTCGTGTCGGACCTGCGCCAGGGCGACTTCGATAAGGACGGGGCCGACGAGATTCTCGCGGTCGCGAGTGATGGGATCCATCTGCTTGGGCCCGACGGCAAGGAAAAACGATTCGCGCCGTTCCGCTCACCCGAAGGGCCGTGGGCGGTCAGAGCTGTCACGGGAGCTGCCGACGGGAAACTGCGGTTCCTGGGCAACCTCCCGAAGGCCGGTCAAACCGTGTTGTTCGATGAGTCCGGCGGCGTTGTCTGGACCTCACCTGGCGGCTCGTTCCAGGAGCCCATCGCGGCCGATCTGGATGGAGACGGCCGCGTGGAAATCGTCAGCCCGGGCGGGGCCGGCCTCGATGTACGGAGCTTGGCTGGCGTGTCACTCCGGCCGATCACCGCTGCCGGGCGCCCGTTGTATTTTGATTGCGCGGACATGGATGGCGATGGCCGCGCCGACGTCGTCGCCGAGAACCACACCGACGGCAAGAACCAGATGGCGGTCTTCTCGGCTGACGGCCGGCCGCTCGCGACCTGGACGTCGCCGCACGTGTTCAACCGGTTCAGTGTGGCGCGCTCAGCCGGCGGGGCGCGCCCGTCCTTCATGGTGCTGAGCGACGGTGTCGAGGAGTTGGTGTTCCTCGACATCAACGGGAATGTGGTGCGCTCGCTCAAGGCGCCCTGGGGCAATCGCCTCTCCAGGCCACGCGGCATGCCGATGCCGGTAGCGGGAAGTGACGCGGGCTTCGTCTGTCTGGGCACGTCGAAAGGCAGCCGGCATCACCACATCACATACGTGTACGGCGGCGGCGGGGACCTGGTCTATGCCGACAGCGCCGACGACGATGCCGAGGCGGTGGTGGCGCTGCAGGGCACGCCGACCGGTTGGGGCGGTCAGTCGTTTCTCGTGGGCAGCAGAAATGTGATCTGGAAGTACACGGAGAAGCGGTGA